The sequence below is a genomic window from Shinella zoogloeoides.
GCAAGGGTCATAAATCGATTAAAGGTAAAGGCCTTCCCGCAGCGAGCGCATCAGGTCGATCATCTTGGCATCCGGCTTTTCCCACAGGAGCAGGCGGATTTCGGCGATGAGATCGCCGCGCTCACCGTTTTCCTTGGCAAGGCCTTCGCCTGCAATGCGGATCGCCTGGTCGGAACCGGACCAGGCCGGAACCGTGACGGTGAGCGGGCCGAGCGGCCCGTCGATCGTCGTCTCGCAGCCGAGCACGGCATTCTCGATGGTGACCGGCAGGTCGACCTTGAGGTCGAAGCCGTCGGTGCGGAAGCGGCCGGGGGCGACGCGCACGGTGATCACCGCGTCGCCGCGCCTCAGATTCTCGATGCGGTGGCCAGCCTCCTTGAGCCGGATCACCTGCCCGTCCGTCGTTCCCGCGCCGATCGGCACGCGGATCGTCTGTCCCTCGGGCGTCTCGATGCTCGGGCGCACGCGGTTGAGGATGTCCTCGACCGTGACGGTGACGTCGGCGACGAGGTCGGGCGCCTTGTCGACCTTGGCGCGGCTGCCGCGGATGCGGCGGATGATGGCGGAGATGAGCGCCGCGGCAGGCGCGCTGCCGCGCGCCGACGGGCCATCGTCGACGGCGGTCTCGTCGGCGGTTTTGCGGACGTCCTGCGCCTGCGCCGTGCCCGTCTGCGTCTGTGCCTGGGCCTGCGGGCGTGCCTGCTTCGCGTCGGCCGGCTGGCCGCGGGAATCGACGCCGAAGATGCGGGCGATCATGTCCTCGGCATCCTCGCTGGACATGCGCGGGGCCTCGGGCTTGGCCTTGCGTTCGGCCTGCTGGCGGCGCATCTGCTCCATGCGGCGCAGCTCTGCCTCGCGCTGCTGGCGGTCGTAGCGGCTGCGCTTGTCGGGATCGCGCAGGAGATCGTAGGCGCGGCCGGCCTCGGTGAAGCGGACGGTTGCCAGCGGGTCGTCGTGATTCTGGTCGGGATGCACGGCTTTCGCCAGCGAGCGCCAGGCGGCCTTGATTTCCTCCTGCCCGGCGCTCTTCTTGACGCCGAGGACCGAATAGGGATCACGCATAACTTCCACCCGTTTCCGTTTTACCGTTCATGGTAGCGACGAACGTCCTAACCGCCGGTTACGGGTCAGGGTTGAAAAAGTGCAAACATGCTCTGAATACGGTCAACCCTGGCGGTCGAAGGCGAGCAGCAGCCATTCGCCGGAGCTGCCCATGCAGGTGCGGCCGGTGAAGCTGGCGATGCCCTGGTAGGAATGTTTCGTCGTCACGAAATCGCGGCAGGTCCGGCCGGCCGTGTCGTGGTTCTCCGCGATGGAACTGATGACGCCGGCGCTGCCGGAGGCCGAATTCGCCCACGGAATGGGGTTCCCGCCGCTGCGCAGGATATCGGCCGAGGACACGGCGTTTCGCACGGTGATCTCGTCGGTCAGGCGTTCGGTATTGCCGTTCGACACGGTGCTGGTGCGCACCGTCTTGTCGACATTGCTGTCGGAAAACAGGTCGAGACCGCTCATGCAGCCGGAGAGAACCGCACCGGACATCATGACCGCGGCAACCCCCAGGCAGCGCGTCCAGTATTGCTTTGTCTCCGGTCGCGTCTTTGCTATGACTTTCACTCCAGACTGCCTCATACAGCTAGATAGATCGGCATTGAATCGAATATGAGCGAAAATGCGTTAACAAGCGGTGACTTCACCGAGGAAAACGAACCCTATGCCCTGTTCGCGACCTGGCTCGAAGAGGCCGGCAGGAGCGAGCCGAACGACGCGAACGCACTGGCGCTCGCCACCGTGGACGAGACGGGCCTGCCGAATGTGCGCATGGTGCTTTTGAAGGGTTTCGACGAGCGGGGCTTCGTCTTCTACACCAATTTCGAGAGCCGAAAGGGCGTGGAGATCCTCGGCGCCCGCAAGGCGGCGATGTGCTTTCATTGGAAATCGCTGCGCCGGCAGGTGCGCGTGCGCGGCGATATCGAGATCGTCACCGATGCCGAAGCCGACGAATATTACGCCTCCCGCCCGCGCGGCAGCCGCATCGGCGCCTGGGCTTCAAAACAGTCGCGCCCGCTCGAAGGCCGTTTCGCGCTGGAAAAGGCGGTCGCCGAATATACCGCACGCTACGCGATCGGCGAGATTCCCCGCCCGCCGCACTGGTCCGGCTTCCGCCTGAAACCCGTCTCCATCGAGTTCTGGCACGACCGCCCCTTCCGCCTGCACGACCGCGTCGAATTCCGCCGAACCGAAGACGGCCGGGGCTGGACGAAGGTGCGGATGTATCCGTGAAAGTGTTCAGCGGTAGACGGATTTGCGGTCGCCGATGCGAACCACGAAGATCGTGACGACGGAATCCTCTATCCGGGCGATGACGCGATAGTCGCCGACCCGGTATTTCCAGAATTCGCCGAGCTCCGATCCCTTCAACGCCTGGCCGACGACGCGGGGATTGTCGAGGGATGCGATGCGGTCGTGAAGGAAGCGCAGGATGCGGCGCGCCGCGACGGGGCCGACCTTGTCGAGTTCCTTCTCCGCTCCCAGATGGAGCTCAATTCTCCATGCCATGGGATTTCATCACGTCGCCGAGGGAACGCGTGCCCGCTTCCCCCTTCTGGAGTTCGCGGAATCTTTCCTCGGCGACCTGCAGGTCCAAAAGGTCGTCCAGATGCTCGACCAGGACGTCCTGGATGTAGTCGCTCTTGCTGCGCCCGGTCTTGCGGGCGACGTCGTCGAGGCGCTTTTCGATATCGGCGGGCAGTTGAAGGGCAAGCATCGGGTGATCTCCTAGGCGCCGATCATAGCATGACGAGCGCCGCCGCCAAAGCCTACCGTCGCAGCAGCCTGAACGGGATGCCCGAGGCGAGGGCGCCGACATATTTCGGCTTCTGGTAGAGGCCGTTCAGCGAGATGCGGGGGAGCGCGGTCGGCGCGTCGAAGGAGCGTGGCGAGAGCGTGCCGGGCTCCGTCGTCACCGCGACGCGGAAGCCGAGGTCCTTGGCAAGCCGGTGCTCGCGCGGCGAGACGGCGGCGCGGTCGCCATAGGGATAGGCGAAGGTCTCGGGGCGCTGGCCGGTGATCGCGGCGATGCGCTCGGCCGACTGGTCCATCTCGCGCCGCGCGTCCTCGTCGCCGAGCCGCGCCAGCGCGCGATGGCTCACCGTGTGGCCGCCGATCGAGGCGAGGGGGTTGAGCACGAGGCTCTTCAGCTCCGGTTCGCGCATGACGAGCCGTTCGGTGAGCATCAGCGGATCGATGCCATGGGCTTTGGCGGCCGCGTCCAGCCTTTCGATAGCCGCCGCCTCGTCCGTCTCGGACTGGATGAACCGCGCGAAGCGGCTATAGGCCGCCTGCTTCTGGAAGGGCGTGGCGAGGGGCAGGATGACCGGGCCGGAGCCGAAGTCGAATTCGAGATGCGGCGCGGCACGCAGCAGCTCGGTCAGCGTCTCCCACCAGATGCCATGGGTCTTCGAGGCGAAGCCGGGCGCGACGAATACCGTGAACGGCACCTTGTGCCGCGTGAAGACCGGCTGGGCATGCACCGCATTGTTGCGGTAGCCGTCGTCCAGCGTGAAGGCGGCGAAGCGCTCGCCGGCCCGCGCGATGGCTAGCCGCGCCGGCATGTCGCCGAGTGCCACGAACTGGTAG
It includes:
- a CDS encoding DnaJ C-terminal domain-containing protein, which gives rise to MRDPYSVLGVKKSAGQEEIKAAWRSLAKAVHPDQNHDDPLATVRFTEAGRAYDLLRDPDKRSRYDRQQREAELRRMEQMRRQQAERKAKPEAPRMSSEDAEDMIARIFGVDSRGQPADAKQARPQAQAQTQTGTAQAQDVRKTADETAVDDGPSARGSAPAAALISAIIRRIRGSRAKVDKAPDLVADVTVTVEDILNRVRPSIETPEGQTIRVPIGAGTTDGQVIRLKEAGHRIENLRRGDAVITVRVAPGRFRTDGFDLKVDLPVTIENAVLGCETTIDGPLGPLTVTVPAWSGSDQAIRIAGEGLAKENGERGDLIAEIRLLLWEKPDAKMIDLMRSLREGLYL
- the relB gene encoding type II toxin-antitoxin system RelB family antitoxin, with product MLALQLPADIEKRLDDVARKTGRSKSDYIQDVLVEHLDDLLDLQVAEERFRELQKGEAGTRSLGDVMKSHGMEN
- a CDS encoding type II toxin-antitoxin system RelE family toxin — protein: MAWRIELHLGAEKELDKVGPVAARRILRFLHDRIASLDNPRVVGQALKGSELGEFWKYRVGDYRVIARIEDSVVTIFVVRIGDRKSVYR
- the pdxH gene encoding pyridoxamine 5'-phosphate oxidase is translated as MSENALTSGDFTEENEPYALFATWLEEAGRSEPNDANALALATVDETGLPNVRMVLLKGFDERGFVFYTNFESRKGVEILGARKAAMCFHWKSLRRQVRVRGDIEIVTDAEADEYYASRPRGSRIGAWASKQSRPLEGRFALEKAVAEYTARYAIGEIPRPPHWSGFRLKPVSIEFWHDRPFRLHDRVEFRRTEDGRGWTKVRMYP
- a CDS encoding polysaccharide deacetylase family protein translates to MPIRSTMRQGLKRAVITGGLEVAHLAGRAGLMASARGMGAIFTLHHVRPKVPQAFDPNAHLEITPDFLDVAIEHLKEEGYQFVALGDMPARLAIARAGERFAAFTLDDGYRNNAVHAQPVFTRHKVPFTVFVAPGFASKTHGIWWETLTELLRAAPHLEFDFGSGPVILPLATPFQKQAAYSRFARFIQSETDEAAAIERLDAAAKAHGIDPLMLTERLVMREPELKSLVLNPLASIGGHTVSHRALARLGDEDARREMDQSAERIAAITGQRPETFAYPYGDRAAVSPREHRLAKDLGFRVAVTTEPGTLSPRSFDAPTALPRISLNGLYQKPKYVGALASGIPFRLLRR
- a CDS encoding RT0821/Lpp0805 family surface protein, producing the protein MKVIAKTRPETKQYWTRCLGVAAVMMSGAVLSGCMSGLDLFSDSNVDKTVRTSTVSNGNTERLTDEITVRNAVSSADILRSGGNPIPWANSASGSAGVISSIAENHDTAGRTCRDFVTTKHSYQGIASFTGRTCMGSSGEWLLLAFDRQG